One part of the Tachyglossus aculeatus isolate mTacAcu1 chromosome 26, mTacAcu1.pri, whole genome shotgun sequence genome encodes these proteins:
- the SIX5 gene encoding homeobox protein SIX5, giving the protein MASFPAEPAELGSGPAGGSARGEEEEDEDEEDDDEEDDDDDDEEEEEEEEDEAAEEATARQLLQTLRGAEEGAEEEPEPPVLSFSAEQVSCVCEALLQAGQAGRLGRFLGALPAAERLRGSESVLRARALVAFQRGDFAELYRLLESRPFPAAHHAFLQDLYLRARYREAERARGRALGAVDKYRLRKKFPLPKTIWDGEETVYCFKERSRAALKACYRGNRYPAPDEKRRLAALTGLSLTQVSNWFKNRRQRDRTGAGAGTGGAATAKSESDGNPSTEDESSHSAEDLEGAAGVPGVTVAPEGPVGSVFLPAAPGGTPGPAPVLLNGNFLAGSPPAVLLNGGSVIINGLALGDGPTLAPALAPLLLNGAAPQPPDAGPGKAQEARLAEGPGPLPGTAEEKPPPPPGPAVSLPQVVPGSQAPAALQLSPAVPAVQPATLPTSQVVPASQPGSAPPVLSPAQMVPLSPSPVYSVPAGPAPQLLSLPQVVPSPQVVALPQGVGPLQLLAGGGSPVKVAAAGSPLGSGNVHLINTGVGVTALQLPTAAPGNFLLTNPVPGGPILTGMSLQQGKLVLTATFPASMLVSPVLAAAAPTGLALPVKQEQGPGPAPAEPPPPPGGLLPGLAAAPAEGLALAVTPAWGAGVLELGGGVPVGGLFEMDKELPAAAPHALLRLPDAEGLLLEPGELGPEGKVLTQLQSVPVEEPLELWESGLFPGCQIPALPEAQDRELCGLDLQPAEARVPACHEQERGPGWERSTMPR; this is encoded by the exons ATGGCTTCCTTCCCCGCGGAGCCCGCGGAGCTGGGCTCGGGGCCGGCCGGGGGGTCGGcgaggggcgaggaggaggaggacgaagacgaggaggacgacgacgaggaggacgacgacgacgacgacgaggaggaggaggaggaggaggaggacgaggcggCGGAGGAGGCGACGGCCCGCCAACTTCTGCAAACTTTGcgaggggcggaggagggggcggaggaggagccggagCCGCCCGTGCTGAGCTTCTCGGCCGAGCAGGTGTCGTGCGTGTGCGAGGCGCTGCTGCAGGCGGGCCAGGCGGGCCGGCTGGGCCGCTTCCTCGGGGCGCTGCCGGCCGCCGAGCGGCTCCGTGGCAGCGAGTCGGTGCTGCGGGCCCGGGCGCTGGTGGCCTTCCAGCGGGGCGACTTCGCCGAGCTGTACCGGCTGCTGGAGAGCCGGCCCTTCCCCGCGGCCCACCACGCCTTCCTGCAGGACCTCTACCTGCGCGCCCGCTACCGCGAGGCGGAGCGGGCCCGCGGCCGCGCCCTGGGCGCCGTGGACAAGTACCGGCTGCGCAAGAAGTTCCCGCTGCCCAAGACCATCTGGGACGGCGAGGAGACGGTGTACTGCTTCAAGGAGCGCTCCCGCGCCGCGCTCAAGGCCTGCTACCGCGGCAACCGCTACCCGGCCCCCGACGAGAAGCGCCGCCTCGCCGCCCTCACCGGCCTGTCGCTCACGCAGGTCAGCAACTGGTTCAAGAACCGCAGGCAGCGCGACCGCACCGGGGCCGGCGCGGGCACCGGCGGGGCCGCCACCGCCAAGAG CGAGTCGGACGGGAACCCCAGCACGGAGGACGAATCCAGCCACAGCGCCGAGGACCTGGAGGGGGCTGCCGGGGTCCCCGGGGTGACCGTGGCCCCCGAGGGCCCCGTGGGCTCCGTGTTCCTGCCCGCGGCGCCCGGCGGGACCCCCGGCCCAGCGCCGGTTCTGCTCAACGGAAACTTCCTGGCGGGCAGCCCCCCGGCCGTGCTGCTCAACGGGGGCTCGGTCATCATCAACGGACTGGCGCTGGGGGATGGACCCACCCTCGCCCCGGCCCTCGCCCCGCTCCTCCTCAACGGCGCCGCCCCGCAGCCCCCAGACGCCGGCCCGGGGAAGGCCCAGGAGGCCCGGTTGGCCGAGGGGCCCGGGCCGCTGCCCGGCACGGCCGAAGAGAAGCCCCCGCCGCCTCCGGGCCCGGCGgtctccctgccccaggtggtGCCCGGGTCTCAGGCCCCCGCCGCCCTGCAGCTCTCCCCTGCGGTGCCCGCCGTGCAGcccgccaccctccccacctcgcaGGTGGTGCCCGCCTCCCAGCCCGGCTCCGCCCCGCCTGTGCTGTCCCCGGCCCAAATGGTGCCCCTGTCCCCGTCGCCCGTCTACTCCGTGCCCGCCGGCCCCGCGCCCCAGCTCCTGTCGCTGCCCCAGGTGGTGCCCTCCCCACAGGTGGTGGCCCTGCCACAGGGCGTCGggcccctgcagctcctggcggGGGGCGGCAGCCCCGTCAAGGTGGCCGCGGCGGGCTCGCCCCTCGGCTCGGGCAACGTCCACCTCATCAACACCGGCGTCGGCGTGACGGCTCTGCAGCTGCCCACTGCAGCTCCGG GCAACTTCTTGCTGACGAACCCCGTCCCCGGCGGCCCCATCCTGACGGGCATGAGCCTGCAGCAGGGCAAACTCGTCCTCACGGCCACCTTCCCCGCCAGCATGCTGGTTTCCCCCGTCCTGGCCGCTGCAGCCCCCACCGGCCTGGCCCTGCCCGTCAAGCAAGAGCAGGGCCCCGGGCCCGCCCCGgccgagccccccccccccccc GGGGGCCTGCTGCCCGGCTTGGCCGCGGCCCCGGCCGAGGGGCTGGCGCTGGCGGTCACGCCCGCGTGGGGGGCCGGGGTgctggagctggggggtggggttcCGGTGGGGGGGCTGTTCGAGATGGACAAGGAGCTCCCGGCCGCGGCCCCCCACGCCTTGCTGCGGCTGCCCGATGCCGAGGGCCTGCTGCTGGAGCCCGGTGAGCTGGGGCCCGAGGGCAAAGTGCTGACCCAGCTGCAGTCGGTGCCCGTGGAGGAGCCCCTGGAACT ATGGGAATCCGGTCTGTTCCCCGGCTGCCAAATACCGGCCCTGCCCGAGGCCCAGGACCGAG AACTCTGCGGGCTGGATTTGCAGCCCGCCGAGGCCAGGGTCCCCGCTTGCCACGAGCAGGAGCGGGGCCCGGGCTGGGAGCGGAGCACCATGCCCCGCTAG